In Apostichopus japonicus isolate 1M-3 chromosome 3, ASM3797524v1, whole genome shotgun sequence, a single genomic region encodes these proteins:
- the LOC139963143 gene encoding uncharacterized protein, producing the protein MAETPKFTPKKRPKSCMQSSDNGSDATVEDLCRKKFKPIAPKPFLQKDSHQSMLTTVLPVKQPQPDTKDAIARSLTDTHASSVPISSSSSSGKYGGDLPPMPVMYGGPVFIPVRFPFPVLVPAMFNVNGNQQQKCTCHASKESLNKSGQSEVVEAKLEGDPQQSCPVHYSFHSSQPTYINSPLPNVQSSFMPMYMSSGSSMVNKGEWSAKPKYNRYKYSMLKNGDIYKGMASSFPSYSDWNQSINCSQSPGDCIPYTSQKDQYLTEKLHTESASQAETDNDRRKPCCDSPCSVSCTVPSKCDTMFQTSMQGCVGHSAHVSAEQQREPPPNKVIGVDAAVQTDNQEIEATKDVTQGMLNDATGKQTNSSNVQCTLASLPTSLIARTACHTKASVTCGGSSTADASGSTSITGGAKSADLRLKNSAQGSAELSSSSAFTSPSNTSALITGYGSTTRNKEHTVMPSSATLVPSSGHQDRSLSSLPTISVRPHPDTRQESNENSYKGSPARRMQRTIFSSEPEVSTSSEALQQRNYETDVIVPLRAAPSPSDAHDSEDMDRFVLSPVISESDSEDIFSRQMQPAAGFFRQPQNRQDSEAIHASSPSLARTDRILSVNSIRASNLPIPPSATNTQVSTSNKWSSPLSQSMQGNDNQFHSNFYATTTSGTSVGYSVSEGNTSTLGGHRNTYTSLNSVCPYPHALPSSSSIYVACNPLSREPQTCVQQPMGNYTTEHHAYPSTSVALPGQSFTISGASRESTYFPASRTTDPLVSEVQVARRPVVNHSSSHSSGSKENGQVSDHLNSRTREERSKKSPPNSNDKENSESHERERFGTRIQSVRLQSNVASHIRGEVPVHRPLRKDATNSLLPSRGVSSEPTFGVTVGHRTGTLTGSSGGRNSELPLQSTSSPDQQRREPVNISSRPHLHSTQSFSRNVGSSSTGYPMPLVPSIACRNNVPPIPMHDSSSHPLHGFPQPPLSGTGISMHGSMSSGISPRHNHSTHPFQPGGSYHGQHSHMYYPHYGGLHQPLSMATSPAPSHSDLSLLSPRSCAHLHIHGNMLHSPQMSSSVHSFQRPPGFSSGLHAASYPYPALEDRLDTCCSGRIGHSPSREDRSIPTLLTNILHRRPGAFSHLERTANSDHNKSPGIGILPSQAAVVTTAVSQPTPTRSTVTVSVHSNPSTNSSPRNVVSSVSVTCTTATAMPTQNHCETMPSFSSASRSAVVTEKVSSSKSPPRNIPVVQSHAAPPNLCSLSPSPAMPLSTSSSHQNSPAPKSNQQHNSTLSTSETIALPMSSPPTPSQGTSRGLPGNNSDKYLPVEAIPPSPACSSAPIQTPENGRQHMDQVIKYGEAVLKCSRQILRESGRTVLCCWSCDYHTAEPRKMHRHQKKENQLQKCQLCDFKADTRCKVNQHYKEVHMDKDDPFRSVNV; encoded by the coding sequence ATGGCTGAAACACCTAAATTTACTCCAAAGAAGCGACCAAAATCGTGCATGCAAAGCTCAGATAATGGTTCTGATGCTACAGTGGAAGACTTGTGCAGGAAGAAGTTCAAACCCATTGCACCTAAACCCTTCCTGCAGAAAGATAGCCATCAATCAATGCTGACAACTGTATTGCCAGTCAAACAACCTCAACCTGATACCAAAGATGCTATTGCTCGTTCACTTACAGATACTCATGCCAGCAGTGTACCAATCTCCAGTAGCAGTAGCTCAGGCAAATATGGAGGTGACTTGCCTCCAATGCCTGTCATGTATGGTGGACCAGTATTCATTCCAGTGCGGTTTCCCTTTCCTGTCCTTGTTCCTGCAATGTTCAATGTTAATGGAAATCAACAACAGAAATGTACTTGTCATGCATCCAAAGAATCACTGAACAAGTCTGGTCAATCTGAGGTTGTTGAAGCTAAACTGGAAGGGGACCCTCAACAGTCTTGTCCTGTACATTACAGCTTTCACTCTAGTCAACCAACATATATAAACTCACCTTTACCTAATGTTCAGTCTTCTTTTATGCCAATGTACATGAGCTCAGGAAGTAGTATGGTAAACAAGGGTGAATGGTCTGCAAAACCAAAATACAATAGGTACAAATACAGCATGCTGAAAAACGGAGACATTTACAAAGGAATGGCCAGTAGTTTTCCAAGTTACAGCGATTGGAATCAGTCTATAAATTGTAGCCAGTCTCCAGGTGATTGTATACCTTACACCAGTCAAAAAGATCAGTACTTGACTGAGAAACTTCATACTGAATCAGCAAGTCAAGCAGAGACAGATAATGATAGGAGGAAACCATGCTGTGACAGTCCCTGCTCCGtatcatgtacagtaccttcAAAGTGTGACACTATGTTTCAAACATCAATGCAAGGCTGTGTTGGCCACTCTGCACATGTAAGTGCAGAGCAACAAAGGGAACCTCCTCCTAATAAAGTGATAGGTGTAGATGCAGCTGTACAAACTGATAATCAAGAAATCGAAGCAACTAAAGATGTTACTCAGGGAATGCTAAATGATGCAACTGGCAAACAAACTAATTCGAGCAATGTTCAGTGTACTTTGGCCTCTTTGCCAACATCTTTGATAGCAAGAACTGCATGCCACACCAAAGCTTCTGTCACATGTGGTGGTAGTTCAACTGCAGATGCATCTGGTTCTACCAGTATCACTGGAGGAGCCAAAAGTGCTGACCTCAGACTTAAAAACAGTGCACAAGGTTCAGCTGAGTTGTCCTCATCAAGTGCCTTTACATCTCCATCCAACACATCTGCTTTAATTACAGGCTATGGATCAACCACCCGTAATAAAGAACACACTGTAATGCCAAGCTCTGCTACATTAGTGCCTTCAAGTGGTCATCAGGATCGTAGCTTGTCTTCTTTACCCACTATCTCTGTCAGACCTCATCCTGACACAAGGCAAGAAAGCAATGAAAATTCCTATAAGGGAAGTCCAGCAAGGAGAATGCAAAGAACGATTTTCTCCTCAGAGCCAGAAGTTTCCACATCATCAGAGGCTTTGCAGCAGAGAAATTATGAAACTGATGTCATTGTACCACTGAGAGCTGCTCCCAGCCCCTCAGATGCCCATGATTCAGAGGACATGGATAGGTTTGTCCTCTCTCCTGTCATCTCAGAAAGTGACAGTGAAGACATTTTCAGCAGACAAATGCAGCCAGCAGCAGGTTTTTTCAGGCAACCACAAAATAGACAAGATAGTGAAGCGATACATGCATCTTCACCCTCTCTTGCACGAACCGATAGAATCTTATCTGTTAATTCAATTCGTGCATCCAACCTTCCCATACCTCCTAGTGCCACCAACACTCAAGTCAGTACATCCAACAAATGGTCCTCTCCACTGTCACAGTCCATGCAAGGCAATGACAACCAATTTCATAGTAATTTTTATGCAACTACAACCAGTGGAACATCTGTTGGGTATTCTGTTTCTGAAGGAAACACTTCTACACTTGGTGGACATAGAAATACATATACTTCTTTGAATTCTGTTTGTCCTTATCCACATGCATTGCCAAGCTCAAGTTCTATTTATGTTGCATGTAATCCACTTTCAAGAGAACCACAGACATGTGTGCAACAACCAATGGGCAATTATACCACAGAGCATCATGCATACCCATCAACGTCTGTTGCTCTGCCAGGACAATCATTTACTATATCAGGAGCTTCCAGAGAGAGTACATATTTTCCAGCATCAAGAACAACAGACCCTTTGGTTTCAGAAGTACAAGTTGCTCGACGACCTGTCGTTAATCATAGCAGTTCTCATTCAAGTGGAAGCAAGGAAAATGGCCAGGTATCAGACCATCTCAATAGCAGAACAAGAGAAGAACGATCTAAGAAAAGCCCTCCTAATTCTAATGATAAGGAGAATAGTGAGTCTCATGAAAGGGAGAGATTTGGGACTCGCATTCAGTCAGTACGTCTTCAAAGTAATGTAGCATCACACATAAGAGGGGAAGTACCTGTACATAGGCCATTAAGGAAGGATGCAACAAATAGTCTGTTACCATCTAGGGGAGTGTCATCAGAACCTACATTTGGGGTGACAGTAGGGCATAGAACTGGAACATTAACAGGTTCTAGTGGTGGTAGAAATTCAGAATTACCTTTACAGAGTACATCTAGCCCTGACCAGCAAAGAAGGGAACCTGTTAATATATCATCAAGGCCTCATCTTCACAGTACCCAAAGTTTCAGTAGAAATGTTGGCAGCTCTTCTACAGGGTATCCAATGCCACTTGTTCCTTCCATTGCTTGCCGCAACAATGTTCCTCCAATACCAATGCATGACTCATCATCACATCCATTACATGGATTTCCTCAACCTCCTTTGTCTGGTACAGGAATTAGTATGCATGGCTCAATGTCATCTGGTATTTCACCACGTCATAATCACTCAACACATCCATTTCAGCCTGGAGGTTCATATCATGGTCAACACAGTCACATGTACTACCCACACTATGGAGGACTTCACCAGCCTCTGAGTATGGCTACTAGCCCTGCTCCCTCTCACAGTGACTTATCATTGCTCTCTCCAAGGTCATGTGCTCATTTACATATCCATGGTAACATGTTGCACAGTCCACAGATGTCTTCATCTGTACATAGCTTTCAGCGGCCACCCGGATTTTCCAGTGGGCTTCATGCAGCATCATACCCATATCCAGCACTTGAAGACAGATTAGATACGTGCTGCTCTGGAAGGATTGGTCACTCTCCTTCCCGTGAAGACAGAAGTATTCCCACTCTTCTGACGAATATTCTCCATAGAAGACCTGGTGCTTTCTCTCATTTAGAGCGTACTGCCAATTCTGATCACAATAAGAGCCCAGGTATTGGTATCTTACCATCCCAAGCAGCTGTTGTAACAACAGCAGTTTCACAGCCAACTCCAACAAGATCAACAGTAACAGTTAGTGTCCACAGTAACCCATCTACTAATAGTAGTCCAAGGAATGTGGTTTCGTCAGTAAGTGTCACTTGTACAACAGCTACTGCAATGCCAACTCAGAACCATTGTGAGACAATGCCAAGTTTTTCGTCTGCTTCCAGGTCAGCTGTTGTCACAGAAAAGGTATCGTCCTCTAAAAGTCCTCCCAGGAATATCCCTGTAGTGCAATCCCATGCTGCACCACCTAACTTGTGTTCATTATCACCTTCACCAGCCATGCCTTTGTCCACTTCAAGTAGTCATCAAAACTCCCCTGCCCCGAAATCAAATCAGCAGCATAACTCCACATTATCAACCTCAGAAACTATAGCTCTACCTATGTCTTCACCCCCTACTCCATCTCAGGGCACCTCACGAGGTTTGCCTGGTAATAACAGCGACAAATATCTTCCAGTGGAGGCTATTCCACCGTCTCCAGCATGCAGCAGTGCCCCAATCCAAACTCCAGAAAATGGGCGCCAGCACATGGACCAAGTAATTAAATATGGTGAAGCTGTCCTGAAGTGCAGTCGACAGATCCTACGGGAATCTGGCCGAACAGTTCTCTGCTGTTGGAGTTGTGACTACCATACAGCAGAGCCACGTAAGATGCATCGACAccagaagaaagaaaatcaacttCAGAAATGCCAACTGTGTGATTTTAAAGCAGATACAAGATGTAAGGTAAACCAGCACTATAAAGAAGTGCATATGGATAAGGATGACCCTTTCAGATCTGTCAATgtttaa